One window from the genome of Brachyspira hampsonii encodes:
- the fliN gene encoding flagellar motor switch protein FliN — MMSDGALSQDEIEALLKGADDAFGSDAPKASGNGGGNVDKQLFNEAAKMIAENQAFSLSSISTKTVSITNITTTVGDVNNLHQMLSGKMIEAKVGYTGSITGNVYYFMGENEALIVASLMMGQKEAALNDMVAQVLKEAFSQMVGVSDSALSSRFGGSFTNSPIETSILEDAFSINIPGSLAIVSGSLSIEGEVENAPYVFALELPLLQSLIGSASNNAAAPASSGNTSNAGAANNSMSGLVDNQAFDSSPQLGVQHAEFNSLMPASDVQGTGNIGLLMDVTMNMTVELGRATMTIRDILGLGEGSIIELQKLAGEPVDLLVNGKLIAKGEVVVIDENFGVRVTDIINPMDRLTNKPR; from the coding sequence ATGATGAGTGACGGTGCATTATCTCAAGACGAAATAGAAGCTTTGCTAAAAGGTGCCGATGATGCTTTTGGAAGCGATGCTCCTAAGGCATCAGGTAATGGCGGCGGTAATGTAGATAAACAACTTTTTAATGAAGCTGCTAAAATGATAGCTGAAAATCAAGCCTTTTCACTATCATCTATTTCTACTAAGACTGTATCCATTACTAATATTACAACTACAGTTGGCGATGTTAATAACTTACATCAAATGCTTTCTGGTAAAATGATAGAAGCTAAGGTTGGTTATACAGGTTCTATCACAGGAAATGTTTATTACTTCATGGGAGAAAATGAGGCTTTAATAGTTGCTTCTCTTATGATGGGACAAAAAGAAGCTGCTTTAAATGATATGGTAGCTCAGGTATTGAAAGAGGCTTTCTCTCAAATGGTGGGAGTTTCTGACAGTGCTTTATCTTCAAGATTTGGGGGAAGTTTTACTAACTCTCCTATAGAAACTTCTATATTAGAAGATGCTTTTAGTATTAATATACCGGGTTCTTTAGCTATAGTAAGCGGTTCGCTTTCTATTGAAGGAGAAGTTGAAAATGCTCCTTATGTATTTGCTTTAGAACTTCCATTGCTTCAAAGCCTTATAGGTTCTGCCTCTAATAATGCTGCTGCTCCTGCTTCCTCAGGAAATACATCAAATGCCGGAGCTGCTAATAATTCTATGTCAGGACTTGTGGATAATCAAGCCTTTGACTCTTCACCTCAATTAGGTGTGCAGCATGCTGAGTTTAATTCTCTAATGCCTGCTTCTGATGTACAGGGAACAGGAAATATAGGTCTGCTCATGGATGTAACCATGAATATGACTGTAGAACTTGGAAGAGCCACTATGACTATCAGAGATATATTAGGACTTGGAGAAGGTTCTATTATAGAGCTTCAAAAGCTAGCTGGTGAGCCTGTAGATTTGCTTGTTAATGGTAAATTAATAGCTAAAGGTGAGGTTGTAGTAATAGATGAAAACTTCGGTGTTCGTGTTACTGATATTATTAACCCTATGGACAGACTTACTAATAAACCTAGATAA
- the fliN gene encoding flagellar motor switch protein FliN, which yields MSNVDNKNSNSVPSNNIGLLMDVTINVTVELGRARLSIREILGLGEGSIIELQKLAGEPVDLLVNGKLIAKGEVVVIDECFGVRVTDIVDSLYNIEKNK from the coding sequence ATGAGTAATGTAGACAATAAAAATTCTAATAGTGTACCTTCTAATAACATCGGCTTATTGATGGATGTTACTATAAATGTAACAGTAGAACTTGGAAGGGCTCGTTTGAGTATTAGAGAAATATTAGGATTAGGAGAGGGTTCTATCATAGAACTTCAAAAGCTAGCCGGTGAGCCTGTAGATTTGCTTGTTAATGGTAAATTAATAGCTAAAGGTGAGGTTGTAGTTATAGATGAATGCTTCGGCGTAAGAGTTACGGATATTGTTGATTCTTTATATAATATCGAAAAAAATAAATAA
- a CDS encoding M20 metallopeptidase family protein — MQDNIISENVLLSMKDFLIDLRRDLHAHPELGFQEFRTSEKISSILNSLNIKYKNKVAETGIIANIEGEDKNFTIAFRADMDALPMEDKKNCSYSSQNKGKCHSCGHDVHIAVLTGVAKYFSEIKPPCNIRLIYQPAEETTGGALPMINEHALDNVNVIYGLHVRPEINVGQISITYGAMYASSNMFEVYIHGKSAHGAKSYNGIDAIVIAAHIITQLHTFTSVFTDGSMRLHIGTINGGSVSNVVADNVKMEGIIRMLCDDETRNKRLNMIENIIKNTAKSFNADAEFVNIPSYPALINHDDAVNIVKTSAESFLTEENCLLEKSNMTTEDFSYYLQRVKGAFFSLGVSNEKINVPIHNSLFDIDEDAINIGVKIQLLNVYNTYKNKDKFIK; from the coding sequence ATGCAGGACAATATAATATCAGAAAATGTTCTTTTATCTATGAAGGATTTTTTAATAGATTTAAGAAGGGATTTACATGCTCACCCTGAACTTGGATTTCAGGAGTTTAGGACATCAGAGAAAATTTCTTCTATACTTAATTCATTGAATATAAAGTATAAGAATAAGGTTGCTGAAACGGGTATAATAGCGAATATAGAAGGCGAGGATAAAAATTTTACTATAGCTTTTAGGGCTGATATGGATGCTTTACCTATGGAAGATAAAAAAAATTGTTCTTATTCATCACAGAATAAGGGTAAATGTCATTCCTGCGGGCATGATGTTCATATTGCAGTACTTACAGGTGTAGCGAAATATTTTTCTGAGATAAAGCCTCCTTGCAATATTAGGCTTATATATCAGCCGGCAGAAGAGACTACAGGCGGGGCTTTGCCTATGATAAATGAGCATGCTTTAGATAATGTTAATGTTATTTACGGGCTTCATGTTCGTCCTGAAATAAATGTCGGACAGATAAGTATTACTTATGGAGCAATGTATGCAAGTTCTAATATGTTTGAAGTTTATATTCATGGCAAATCAGCACATGGAGCTAAATCATATAATGGTATCGATGCTATAGTAATTGCAGCACATATTATAACTCAGCTTCATACTTTTACTTCAGTATTTACAGATGGAAGTATGAGGCTTCATATAGGTACTATAAACGGAGGAAGTGTGAGTAATGTAGTGGCTGATAATGTTAAGATGGAAGGTATTATTAGAATGTTATGCGATGATGAGACAAGAAATAAAAGACTAAACATGATAGAAAATATTATAAAAAATACTGCAAAAAGTTTTAATGCTGATGCAGAGTTTGTCAATATTCCATCTTATCCTGCTTTAATTAATCATGATGATGCTGTTAATATAGTGAAAACTTCTGCGGAATCTTTTTTAACTGAAGAGAATTGTCTTCTTGAAAAGTCTAATATGACAACTGAAGATTTTAGTTATTATCTTCAAAGGGTAAAAGGAGCTTTCTTTAGTTTGGGAGTATCCAATGAAAAAATAAATGTTCCTATTCATAATAGCTTGTTTGATATAGATGAAGATGCAATTAATATAGGAGTAAAAATTCAGCTGCTTAATGTTTATAATACATATAAAAATAAAGATAAATTTATAAAGTAA
- the dapA gene encoding 4-hydroxy-tetrahydrodipicolinate synthase: protein MSLFEGAGVALITPFTEDNQVNYEKLEELIEFQIANKTDAIIAAGTTAESSTLTPEERMQVIKFCIERTKKRTIVIAGTGTNNTASAVEFSKKSYEYGADMVMAVTPYYNKGNESGIIDYYTKIANSVKCPVIIYNVPSRTGVKLSLNVIKTLSEVSNIQGIKEASGDISYVADIANIAPNLDLYSGNDDMVTPMMALGAKGVISVTSNIIPRENHDMVMNFLNGNVNEAIKTQIKYIDFVRAMFIETNPAPIKEAMNIMGFGVGECRSPLGPLSDKNREHVKNIINKYGLKK from the coding sequence ATGTCATTATTTGAAGGAGCAGGTGTAGCTTTAATAACACCATTTACGGAAGATAATCAAGTTAATTATGAGAAATTAGAAGAGTTAATTGAATTTCAAATAGCAAATAAAACAGATGCTATAATTGCCGCAGGTACTACAGCAGAAAGTTCAACTCTTACACCTGAAGAAAGAATGCAGGTTATTAAATTTTGTATAGAGCGTACAAAAAAAAGAACTATAGTTATAGCTGGTACAGGAACTAATAATACAGCATCTGCAGTAGAGTTCAGTAAAAAGTCTTATGAGTATGGTGCTGATATGGTAATGGCGGTTACTCCGTATTATAATAAGGGAAATGAAAGCGGGATTATTGATTATTATACAAAAATAGCGAATAGTGTTAAATGTCCTGTGATTATATATAATGTTCCTTCAAGAACAGGGGTGAAATTATCTCTTAATGTAATAAAAACATTATCCGAGGTTTCTAATATTCAGGGAATTAAGGAGGCTAGCGGAGATATTAGTTATGTGGCAGATATTGCTAATATTGCCCCAAATTTGGATTTGTATTCTGGAAATGATGATATGGTAACTCCGATGATGGCTTTAGGTGCTAAAGGGGTTATATCTGTTACAAGTAATATTATTCCTAGAGAAAATCATGATATGGTTATGAATTTTCTTAATGGGAATGTAAATGAAGCTATTAAAACTCAGATTAAATATATAGATTTCGTGAGGGCTATGTTTATAGAGACTAATCCTGCTCCGATAAAAGAGGCTATGAATATTATGGGTTTTGGTGTAGGAGAATGCCGTTCTCCATTAGGTCCTTTAAGTGATAAAAATAGAGAGCATGTAAAGAACATTATAAATAAATACGGCTTAAAAAAATAA
- the dapB gene encoding 4-hydroxy-tetrahydrodipicolinate reductase, translating to MKVLIHGTGVMSSILKEVIEEEGELEISGFADDFTNEKGDMIIDFSHFSRLPAMIDYSLANNIPMVICTTGYDENMLAKIVEASMQVPIVLSSNTCIGINLMNEVVAKMAPQLKNFDIEIIEAHHNRKVDSPSGTAKSLFNIINAALDNEMFLVSGRNGLHVRDKKEIGMHSIRGGSVVGEHSVIFYGDDEIIEIKHSSTSRRIFANGAIKAAKFLIDKKPGLYRMKEVLS from the coding sequence ATGAAAGTATTAATACATGGAACAGGAGTTATGAGCTCAATTTTAAAAGAAGTTATAGAAGAAGAGGGCGAATTAGAAATATCAGGTTTTGCTGATGATTTTACAAATGAAAAAGGAGATATGATTATAGATTTTTCTCATTTTTCAAGACTTCCTGCTATGATAGATTACAGCTTGGCAAATAATATACCTATGGTTATATGTACTACAGGTTATGATGAAAATATGCTTGCAAAAATCGTAGAAGCATCTATGCAGGTGCCTATAGTATTATCATCTAATACTTGTATAGGAATAAATCTTATGAATGAAGTTGTAGCAAAGATGGCTCCTCAGCTTAAGAATTTTGATATTGAAATTATTGAAGCTCATCATAATAGAAAAGTTGACTCGCCAAGCGGAACAGCTAAAAGTTTATTTAATATTATTAATGCTGCTTTGGATAATGAAATGTTCTTGGTTAGCGGAAGAAATGGTCTTCATGTAAGAGATAAAAAAGAAATAGGTATGCATTCTATAAGAGGCGGTTCTGTTGTAGGAGAACATAGTGTTATTTTTTATGGAGATGATGAGATTATAGAAATAAAGCACTCTTCTACTTCCAGAAGAATTTTTGCTAATGGTGCTATTAAAGCTGCTAAATTCCTTATTGATAAGAAACCTGGACTTTATAGAATGAAAGAGGTTTTATCATAA
- the dapD gene encoding 2,3,4,5-tetrahydropyridine-2,6-dicarboxylate N-acetyltransferase: protein MDMLEKSEDIIAYIKNSKKKTPVKIYIKGNLPKIKTNAKVFSSGEFHFAVGDYEDIKAILEEYKDSIEDYYLENDRRNSGVPTLDYFNVNARIEPGAIIRDKVTIGNNAVIMMGAIINIGAEVGEGTMIDMGAVLGGRAIVGKNCHIGAGTVLAGVIEPPSAKPVIVEDNVVIGANAVIIEGVHIGKNAVIGAGAVVIEDVEENQVVAGNPAKVVKTKDEKTSDKTKLVDDLRK from the coding sequence ATGGATATGTTAGAAAAGTCAGAAGATATTATTGCGTATATTAAAAATTCTAAAAAGAAAACGCCTGTTAAAATATACATAAAAGGAAATTTACCTAAAATAAAAACAAATGCTAAAGTATTTTCTTCAGGAGAATTTCATTTTGCAGTAGGAGATTATGAAGATATAAAAGCTATATTAGAAGAATATAAAGACTCTATAGAAGATTACTATTTGGAAAATGATAGGAGAAACTCAGGCGTACCTACTTTAGATTATTTTAATGTTAATGCTAGAATTGAACCGGGTGCTATAATAAGAGATAAAGTTACGATTGGTAATAATGCTGTTATTATGATGGGGGCTATTATCAATATTGGTGCTGAAGTAGGAGAGGGTACTATGATAGATATGGGGGCTGTTTTGGGCGGAAGAGCTATTGTAGGAAAAAACTGCCATATTGGAGCTGGTACTGTACTTGCTGGAGTAATTGAGCCTCCTTCTGCTAAGCCTGTTATTGTAGAAGATAATGTTGTTATTGGGGCTAATGCTGTTATTATTGAGGGAGTTCATATTGGAAAGAATGCTGTTATAGGGGCTGGGGCAGTTGTTATAGAAGATGTTGAAGAAAATCAGGTAGTTGCTGGAAACCCTGCTAAAGTTGTAAAAACTAAAGATGAAAAAACTTCAGATAAAACTAAATTGGTAGATGATTTAAGAAAATAA
- a CDS encoding pyridoxal phosphate-dependent aminotransferase — protein MELNKNILQVPYSLIRELTEKAQNKENAIMLTIGEPDLQPPKEFIDYACEFAKTHRLGYTHSGGSEHLRGLVANHYNKYYGSDIKADNVTMHIGSMEGISSVFRTILNIDDEVIIPTPFFSPYEQAVKLSYGKCVFLDTRADHLVIKPEAIDKVITNKTKAILFSNPGNPSGYMLKKEEMDELVKYFEKKDIFIIADEIYSAISFYPFTSFASYPSIKDKVIVLNGFSKSHSMTGWRIGYSISPEYVRKCLVNASFNNVGSMVTVSCALAEFALEKYPVIESFRDIYKERAFFLAKELTDMGFDVIEPRGAFYLFVGYEKFSKEPSLDFAIRLLDETGVAVVPGIAFGSENYFRIALTQDIPILKEAAKKIREFVHK, from the coding sequence ATGGAACTCAATAAAAATATACTTCAAGTACCATATTCGCTTATAAGAGAGCTTACAGAAAAAGCACAAAATAAAGAAAATGCTATAATGCTTACAATAGGAGAGCCTGATTTACAGCCTCCTAAAGAGTTTATTGATTATGCCTGTGAGTTCGCTAAAACTCATAGATTAGGTTATACTCATTCCGGAGGAAGCGAGCATTTAAGAGGATTGGTTGCTAATCATTACAATAAATACTATGGCTCAGATATTAAAGCTGATAATGTTACTATGCATATTGGTTCTATGGAAGGTATTTCTTCTGTATTTAGAACTATACTTAATATAGATGATGAAGTTATAATACCTACTCCTTTTTTCTCTCCTTATGAACAGGCTGTAAAACTTTCTTATGGTAAATGTGTATTTTTAGATACTAGGGCAGATCATCTTGTAATTAAGCCTGAAGCAATAGATAAGGTTATAACAAATAAAACTAAGGCTATACTTTTCAGTAATCCAGGAAATCCTTCAGGATATATGCTTAAAAAAGAAGAGATGGATGAGCTTGTTAAATATTTTGAGAAAAAAGATATATTTATAATAGCTGATGAGATATATTCGGCTATATCATTTTATCCTTTTACTTCATTTGCTTCTTATCCTTCTATAAAGGATAAAGTTATAGTTCTTAATGGTTTTTCAAAATCGCATTCTATGACAGGATGGAGAATAGGATACAGTATTTCTCCTGAATATGTGAGAAAATGTTTAGTTAATGCTAGTTTCAATAATGTTGGAAGTATGGTTACTGTTTCTTGTGCTCTTGCTGAGTTTGCTTTAGAGAAATATCCTGTTATAGAGAGTTTCAGAGATATTTATAAAGAGAGAGCTTTCTTTTTAGCTAAAGAGTTAACTGATATGGGATTTGATGTTATAGAACCTAGAGGGGCATTTTATTTGTTTGTAGGATATGAGAAATTTTCTAAAGAGCCTTCTCTTGATTTTGCTATAAGATTATTAGATGAAACAGGTGTTGCTGTAGTGCCGGGAATTGCTTTCGGAAGTGAAAATTACTTTAGAATAGCTTTAACTCAGGATATACCTATATTAAAAGAAGCTGCTAAAAAAATTAGAGAATTCGTACATAAATAA
- a CDS encoding SWIM zinc finger family protein, with product MNEKINNLKQYINEKFLLTLTNKGIYNRSVKDIDNIINNSPEKIKLEEADDKIKVTIDTGDKIEVILNDEDIKSSKCTCPSKDICKHIIMSLLYIEHFNTENKSNDNIENDNKYNNTEEIKETEETNNNIINNTFDEVKNISFDEIRKLSTKRNFEYALDRFYENIEADIKEDAMLEINISEENTIIYFPKKDSIKKAVCSCKDSSLCAHKIIAILKYKEMYGTLEDIKEEDKEIDENILKFANEFIENIFEKGFYSCSEKDFDIAEQISIKLQVKNMPELAKIFRSIAESIDSMINKHASFNKLFAFASLSRLYNTIKNIEKAKQNNDNKTVKLLTGEIRSKYINRKSGELVGLGAYPWISSTGYLGVSAYLYNLNTKKLSFFSYVIPTFYDNARISYDDVRSNYRKKIHFENNISIEEISKYKIKFINYKVNNEERISSSKFTSVILNDRINYTLLKDIKESKNNEELFAETYNDIKNIDFRYDYFNKNDMSKIIIAEFQIIENQEFDKIKQMLYFDIINKYKEDEEERLTLNIKYTSIHSNGIKYIMDYKNSNVDKNRFIVLEKTKYYIRPISIINVNAVINIFFDN from the coding sequence ATGAATGAAAAAATCAACAACTTAAAACAATATATAAATGAAAAATTTCTTCTAACTCTCACAAATAAAGGTATATATAATAGATCAGTAAAAGATATTGATAACATTATAAATAATAGCCCTGAAAAAATAAAACTCGAAGAAGCCGATGATAAAATAAAAGTTACAATAGATACAGGTGATAAAATAGAAGTAATACTTAATGATGAGGATATAAAATCAAGCAAATGTACATGCCCCTCAAAAGATATTTGCAAGCATATTATAATGTCGCTTTTATATATAGAACATTTTAATACAGAAAATAAATCAAATGATAATATAGAAAACGATAACAAATATAATAATACAGAAGAAATAAAAGAGACAGAAGAAACAAACAATAATATAATAAATAATACATTCGATGAAGTCAAAAATATAAGTTTCGATGAAATTAGAAAATTAAGCACTAAAAGAAATTTTGAATATGCATTAGATAGGTTTTATGAAAATATTGAAGCAGATATTAAAGAAGATGCTATGCTTGAAATTAATATTTCAGAAGAAAATACAATTATTTATTTTCCTAAAAAAGACAGCATAAAAAAGGCAGTATGTTCATGCAAAGATTCTTCACTTTGTGCACATAAGATAATAGCTATATTAAAATACAAAGAAATGTACGGAACTTTAGAAGATATAAAAGAAGAAGATAAAGAGATAGATGAAAATATTTTAAAATTCGCAAATGAGTTCATAGAAAATATATTTGAAAAAGGGTTTTATTCATGCAGTGAAAAAGATTTTGATATTGCAGAACAAATAAGTATAAAACTTCAAGTAAAAAATATGCCTGAACTAGCAAAAATATTTAGAAGTATTGCTGAGAGTATTGACTCTATGATAAATAAACATGCTTCATTTAATAAATTATTTGCTTTTGCCTCACTTTCAAGACTTTATAATACAATAAAAAATATAGAAAAAGCAAAGCAAAATAATGATAATAAAACTGTAAAACTTCTTACAGGAGAAATAAGAAGCAAATATATAAATAGAAAAAGCGGAGAATTAGTGGGATTAGGTGCTTATCCTTGGATTTCTTCTACAGGATATTTGGGAGTAAGTGCTTATTTATATAATTTAAATACTAAAAAATTATCATTCTTTTCTTATGTTATACCTACATTTTATGATAATGCTAGAATTTCTTATGATGATGTAAGAAGCAATTACAGAAAGAAAATTCATTTTGAAAATAACATATCTATAGAAGAAATTTCTAAATATAAAATTAAATTCATAAATTATAAAGTTAACAATGAAGAGAGAATATCATCAAGTAAATTTACATCAGTTATCTTAAATGATAGAATTAATTATACATTATTAAAAGATATAAAAGAGTCAAAAAATAATGAAGAACTATTTGCAGAAACATATAATGATATAAAAAATATAGATTTTAGATATGATTATTTCAATAAGAATGATATGTCAAAAATAATAATAGCAGAATTTCAAATAATAGAAAATCAAGAGTTTGATAAAATAAAACAAATGCTTTATTTTGATATCATAAATAAATATAAAGAAGATGAAGAAGAAAGATTAACTTTAAATATAAAATACACATCCATTCACTCAAATGGAATCAAATATATTATGGATTATAAAAACTCAAATGTAGACAAAAACAGATTCATAGTATTGGAAAAAACTAAATATTATATAAGACCTATAAGTATAATAAATGTGAATGCCGTTATAAATATATTTTTTGATAATTAA
- a CDS encoding DUF3226 domain-containing protein translates to MENKMNPMAKKVLLVEGNDERDLCSLLINKKLELKYIIGKYDKTFIEDDDTIHIITINEVENKNNITSFIKTSNYNNIEKLAIVVDAESNAQKRFNIFNDIIKCEYNQNNNIYYDDYKGLFITAKTDDKTSGYLEHLVEEIILENDKDLYNDCVNNFFNCANNYINQGSNEAHLLKAKILAFISVRCKKRNTVGGLFQECSHYLDSNVLYDLIDFLNNIFKQK, encoded by the coding sequence ATGGAAAATAAAATGAATCCTATGGCTAAAAAAGTTCTTCTTGTTGAAGGAAATGATGAGAGAGATTTATGCTCTCTTTTAATTAATAAAAAATTAGAATTAAAATACATAATAGGTAAATACGATAAAACTTTTATAGAAGATGATGACACTATACATATAATAACAATCAATGAAGTTGAGAATAAAAATAATATTACTTCATTTATAAAAACTTCCAACTACAACAATATAGAAAAACTTGCTATTGTAGTTGATGCTGAAAGTAATGCTCAAAAAAGATTTAATATTTTTAATGATATTATAAAATGCGAATATAATCAAAACAACAATATTTATTATGATGATTATAAAGGCTTATTTATAACAGCCAAAACAGATGATAAAACTTCTGGATATTTAGAACATTTAGTTGAAGAAATAATTTTAGAAAATGATAAAGACTTATATAATGACTGCGTTAATAATTTTTTTAATTGTGCCAATAATTATATTAATCAAGGTAGTAATGAAGCCCATTTATTAAAAGCAAAAATACTCGCATTCATATCGGTAAGATGCAAAAAGAGAAATACAGTAGGCGGATTATTTCAGGAATGCTCTCATTATTTGGATTCAAATGTATTATATGATTTAATTGATTTTTTAAATAATATCTTCAAACAAAAATAG
- a CDS encoding AAA family ATPase — translation MSDIQIPNISISNFKCFKEVSIDSFKKFNLIFGKNSVGKSNLLEALYLYSNMFRSDTVISSSFFQRNIPLNNNLELIFHNFDYTNPINIKTSKKELNIYPIKSLELATLDGIYYQVKNNNGETIKLPMLINNNRQMDNSFVPINNTFPMNNVNVRSAILAPSLFNFYFFNDYSTSETSVKNNVVSSFDKLQNLKMDKIVVDSLKTIIPNIESIRISSEQICEADIGLDRYLPINALGTGIYKIFNYIVSIPFISNGVLLIDEIDNGFHYSALRNLWLSLFEACHKNNVQLFATTHSYECIKAFNDVYNEKKDEYNSNDDIQGIRIEADKKEKYKYKAIIYNNEELNNAMDNWEVR, via the coding sequence ATGAGCGATATTCAAATACCAAATATTAGTATAAGTAATTTTAAATGCTTCAAGGAAGTTTCTATTGATAGCTTTAAAAAATTTAATTTAATATTCGGTAAAAATAGTGTTGGAAAAAGCAATCTTTTGGAAGCATTATATTTATACTCAAATATGTTTAGAAGCGATACAGTTATATCTTCTTCTTTTTTTCAAAGGAATATACCTCTAAATAATAATTTGGAATTAATTTTTCATAATTTTGATTATACAAACCCTATAAATATAAAAACTTCAAAAAAAGAACTAAATATATACCCTATAAAATCCTTAGAGCTTGCAACTTTAGATGGTATTTATTATCAAGTAAAAAATAATAATGGAGAAACTATAAAACTTCCAATGCTTATAAATAATAACAGACAAATGGATAATAGTTTTGTACCTATTAATAATACTTTTCCTATGAACAATGTAAATGTACGTTCAGCAATTTTAGCTCCTTCATTATTTAACTTTTATTTCTTTAACGATTACAGTACTTCAGAAACAAGTGTAAAAAATAATGTTGTATCATCATTTGATAAACTTCAAAATTTAAAAATGGATAAAATAGTTGTAGATAGTTTAAAAACTATAATACCAAATATAGAATCAATAAGAATATCATCTGAACAAATATGTGAAGCGGATATTGGTCTTGACAGATATTTACCAATAAATGCATTAGGTACAGGTATATATAAAATATTTAACTATATAGTCAGCATACCATTTATTTCAAATGGAGTTTTACTTATTGATGAAATTGATAATGGATTTCATTATAGTGCTTTAAGAAATTTATGGCTATCTCTATTTGAAGCATGCCACAAAAATAATGTTCAGCTTTTTGCTACTACTCACTCTTATGAATGTATAAAAGCTTTTAATGATGTTTATAATGAGAAAAAAGATGAATACAATTCAAATGATGATATTCAAGGTATAAGAATAGAAGCGGACAAAAAAGAAAAGTATAAATATAAAGCCATAATATATAACAATGAAGAATTAAATAATGCTATGGATAATTGGGAGGTAAGATAA
- the secF gene encoding protein translocase subunit SecF codes for MSEDIKKENNDLTKNKIPFVKIMPIAAVISSILFIASIALFVNKLTTNSFNMGIDFAGGVELKVQINNPEVINIAEIRALYNNFGTETVNIQELEGADNINAFLLRFRGSNEESDRAMKVLYDKYGQDKVTLIGSNIISGVVSADNLKLAFILIIVSWVIIMIYITIRFNYRYAFPAIITLIHNVVIVFGILLFLNKEFSVLVLSSMLTLIGYTINDIIVVFDRIRENTDNKKPFKEIVNISLNNVVGRTVITSISTLLAALAIMIWGGFILYDFAFTFFCGVVIGTYASNFIASGLLILFMKTKKA; via the coding sequence ATGAGTGAAGATATAAAAAAAGAAAATAATGATTTAACAAAAAACAAGATACCGTTTGTTAAAATTATGCCCATAGCTGCTGTGATATCATCTATATTATTCATAGCTTCTATTGCATTGTTTGTTAATAAACTTACCACAAACAGTTTTAATATGGGTATTGACTTTGCAGGCGGTGTTGAACTAAAAGTGCAGATAAATAATCCTGAAGTAATTAATATTGCTGAAATAAGAGCTTTATATAATAATTTCGGAACAGAAACTGTTAATATACAAGAGCTTGAAGGGGCAGACAATATAAATGCTTTTCTTTTAAGATTCAGAGGTTCTAATGAAGAATCCGACAGAGCTATGAAAGTCCTTTATGATAAATACGGACAAGATAAGGTTACTCTAATAGGAAGCAATATCATAAGCGGTGTAGTATCTGCTGATAACTTGAAGCTGGCATTCATACTTATAATAGTTTCTTGGGTTATCATAATGATATACATTACAATAAGATTCAATTATAGATATGCTTTTCCTGCTATAATTACGCTTATACATAATGTTGTTATAGTATTCGGAATACTTCTTTTCTTAAACAAAGAGTTTTCTGTACTTGTACTTTCATCAATGCTTACTTTAATCGGATACACTATTAACGATATCATAGTAGTATTTGACAGAATAAGAGAAAATACCGACAATAAAAAACCATTTAAAGAGATTGTTAATATAAGTTTGAACAATGTTGTAGGAAGAACCGTAATAACTAGTATTTCTACACTTCTTGCTGCACTTGCCATAATGATATGGGGAGGCTTCATACTTTATGATTTTGCCTTTACATTTTTCTGCGGTGTTGTTATAGGTACTTATGCTAGTAACTTTATAGCAAGCGGTCTTTTAATATTATTTATGAAAACTAAAAAAGCATAA